DNA sequence from the Peptoniphilus sp. GNH genome:
CTTTTAAAGCTCATCTTGGGAGAATTGACTCCCAAGACGGGCAAGGTTGAAATTTTGGGTAAAGAAATTTCAACTTATAAATCTTATAAGGCGATTGGCTATGTCCCCCAAATAAATATAGTCAATAAAATCGCTTTCCCTATCACATGTCTTGAGCTTGTGACTTTGAATCTCTATGAAGATTTTGGCCTAGTGAAAATTCCTAAGAAAAAACACTATGAAAAAGCCAGACAAATGCTTATTGATATGGATATGGAAAAATATATAAATTATCCAGTAAACGAACTTTCTGGTGGTCTTCAACAAAGAGCTATGATTTCTAGAGCGCTTATAAATAATCCAGAAATTTTAATTCTTGATGAGCCCACCGCAGGAGTCGACAAAGATAATAAGGAAAAGTTTTTAGAAAAAATTAATATACTAAACAAAGAAAAGAAAATAACTGTTGTAATGGTTACTCACGAGCTAAAAGAAATCGAAAACTTGCTTGATGTCACCAAGCAATATAGGATTGTTGATGGGAGGATGAGCCAATGTTAGAATTTGCTTTT
Encoded proteins:
- a CDS encoding ATP-binding cassette domain-containing protein — encoded protein: MIDISIKDLNFGYTEDLVIRECNLEIEKGDLALILGGNGSGKSTLLKLILGELTPKTGKVEILGKEISTYKSYKAIGYVPQINIVNKIAFPITCLELVTLNLYEDFGLVKIPKKKHYEKARQMLIDMDMEKYINYPVNELSGGLQQRAMISRALINNPEILILDEPTAGVDKDNKEKFLEKINILNKEKKITVVMVTHELKEIENLLDVTKQYRIVDGRMSQC